The region CGCTGGACAACGGCTTCGACCACACCAAGCCGACCACCTTCGGCCCGCAGTCGCTCGCCAAGCTGGACGCGGCGATCGACCAGGTCGAGCAGGAGGCCGCGGACGGCACGATCAGCGGTGTCGGCATCACCGGCAAGCCGTTCATCTTCGCCGTCGGCGCCGACCTCAAGGGCATGGAGCTGGTCAAGCACCACCAGGACGCGCTCTCGGTCGGCAAGGGCGGCCACGACGTCTTCAAGCGGCTGTCCTCGCTGGCGGTGCCGACCTTCGCCTATTACAACGGCGCGGCAATGGGCGGCGGCGTCGAGGTCGGCCTGCACTGCACGTACCGCACGGTGTCGGCCTCGGTGCCGGCCTTCTCGATGCCCGAGGTCTTCCTCGGCCTGGTGCCCGGCTGGGGCGGCTGCGTGCTGCTGCCGAACCTGATCGGCGCGGACCGGGCGGTCACCGTGATCGTCGAGAACTCGCTCAACCAGAACCGCCAGCTCAAGGGCACCCAGGTCTTCGAACTGGGCATCGCCGACGCGCTCTTCGAGGCCGCGGACTTCCTTGAGCAGTCGCTGGCCTGGACCGCGGCCGTACTCAAGGGCGAGATCGAGGTCGTACGCCCCGAGCTGGACCGCGGCCAGGCGTGGGACCAGGCGGTGGAGCGCGGGCGCTTCATCGCCGACGGCAAGGTGCACGGGGCGGCCCCGGCCGCCTACCGCGCGCTGGACATCATCGCGGCGGTCAAGGACGGCGACCTCCAGCGGGGCTTCGACGCCGAGGACGTCGCGCTGGCCGACCTGACCATGAGCGGCGAACTGCGCAGCGGCATCTACGCCTTCGACCTGGTGCAGCGGCGCGGCAAGCGCCCGGTCGGCGCGCCCGACAAGGCGCTGGCCCGCCCGGTGACGAAGGTCGGCGTGGTCGGCGCGGGCCTGATGGCGTCGCAACTGGCGCTGCTGTTCGTGCGCCGCCTCGAAGTGCCGGTGGTGCTCACCGACATCGACCAGGCGCGGATCGACAAGGGCGTGGGCTACGTCCACGGCGAGATCGACAAGCTGCTCGCCAAGCACCGGATCGGCCAGGACCAGGCGAACCGGCTCAAGGCGCTGGTGAGCGGACACCTCGACAAGGCCGCGGCTTTCGGTGACGCGGACTTCGTCATCGAGGCGGTCTTCGAGGAGATGGGCGTCAAGCAGCAGGTCTTCGCCGAGCTGGAGGCGGTGGTACGCCCGGACGCGATCCTGGCCACCAACACCTCCTCGCTGTCGGTGACCGAGATGGCCGCGAAGCTCGACCACCCCGAGCGGGTGGTGGGCTTCCACTTCTTCAACCCGGTCGCGATCCTGCCGCTGCTGGAGATCGTCCGCGGCGAGGGCACCGACGACGCCTCACTCGCGACGGCTTTCGCGGTGGCCAAGAAGCTGCGCAAGACCGCGGTTCTGGTCAAGGACGCGCCGGCCTTCGTCGTCAACCGGATCCTGACCCGCTTCATGGGCGAGATCCAGAACGTCATCGACGAGGGCACCCCGGTGGCGGTCGCCGAGAAGGCCATCGAGCCGCTGGGCCTGCCGATGTCCCCGCTGGTGCTGCTGGAGCTGGTCGGCCCGGCCATCGGCCTGCACGTCTCGGAGACCCTGCACGGGGCCTTCCCCGACCGCTTCACGGTGTCGGAGAACCTGGCGGCGGTCGTCAAGGCGGGCAAGCGCGGCTTCTACGTGTACGACTCGGGCCGCCCCGAGCTGGACCCGGAGGTCGCCGCGCTGCTCCAGCAGGGCGACAGCGTGCTGACCGAGCAGCAGGTGCGCGACCGGGTGCTGGACGCGGTGGCCCAGGAGATCGGGCTGATGCTGGACGAGGGTGTGGTCGCCGAGGCGCAGGACGTCGACCTGTGCCTGATCACGGGCGCCGGCTGGCCCTTCCACCTGGGCGGTGTCACCCCGTACCTGGACCGTGAGGGCGTCTCGCAGCGGGTGAACGGCAAGCCCTTCCTCGCCCCGGGCGTGGCGAGCGTCCCGGCCTGACCGGGCATCACGAGGGGGGCGGGGGCCGTTGACGGCCCCCGCCCCCCTTTTCGTGTGCCTCAGGCCGCGGGCAAGCGGGCGTCAGCCGGCCAGCGCGGGGGTCTCGGTCGGGGTGGCCTGGAGCGCCACGACCCGCTTGGCCTCCTTGATGATCTTGTCA is a window of Streptomyces sp. NBC_01477 DNA encoding:
- a CDS encoding 3-hydroxyacyl-CoA dehydrogenase NAD-binding domain-containing protein; this encodes MTSTTELLAHAAELFPGEVVTDAQVRHLDLPGAGRFALITLDNGFDHTKPTTFGPQSLAKLDAAIDQVEQEAADGTISGVGITGKPFIFAVGADLKGMELVKHHQDALSVGKGGHDVFKRLSSLAVPTFAYYNGAAMGGGVEVGLHCTYRTVSASVPAFSMPEVFLGLVPGWGGCVLLPNLIGADRAVTVIVENSLNQNRQLKGTQVFELGIADALFEAADFLEQSLAWTAAVLKGEIEVVRPELDRGQAWDQAVERGRFIADGKVHGAAPAAYRALDIIAAVKDGDLQRGFDAEDVALADLTMSGELRSGIYAFDLVQRRGKRPVGAPDKALARPVTKVGVVGAGLMASQLALLFVRRLEVPVVLTDIDQARIDKGVGYVHGEIDKLLAKHRIGQDQANRLKALVSGHLDKAAAFGDADFVIEAVFEEMGVKQQVFAELEAVVRPDAILATNTSSLSVTEMAAKLDHPERVVGFHFFNPVAILPLLEIVRGEGTDDASLATAFAVAKKLRKTAVLVKDAPAFVVNRILTRFMGEIQNVIDEGTPVAVAEKAIEPLGLPMSPLVLLELVGPAIGLHVSETLHGAFPDRFTVSENLAAVVKAGKRGFYVYDSGRPELDPEVAALLQQGDSVLTEQQVRDRVLDAVAQEIGLMLDEGVVAEAQDVDLCLITGAGWPFHLGGVTPYLDREGVSQRVNGKPFLAPGVASVPA